TTGTCGATCCAGCTTCCGGTTTGCAGAACTCGGCGTTAAGACGCGGCGAAACCGCGCTCGATTTCGTGCGGCGTACGCAACTGGCGAAGTCGCTGGGACACAGCTTTCTCGAACGTACGCAACTGCGCTCGGTTGCAGCCTACGACAAGATTCACGCCAAGGCCGTCGACTTAATGAAGAGCAAGGATCTGAAGGCCTTCGACATTACGCAAGAAAGTGCCCAAACACAGGAAGCCTACGGATCGCATACTTTTGGAAAGGGTTGCCTGCTTGCGCGGCGACTTGTCGAACATGGAGTGCGGTTTATTGAGGTCGAGGACGATCAGAACTGGGACACGCACAACGATCAACTCGTCTCGATGCAGCGCATGACCCCCTCGGCAGATCAAACGTTGGCAGCACTGCTGAGTGATTTACATCAGCGCGGTCTGCTCGAAACGACGCTCGTCGTGATGGCGACGGAGTTTGGTCGTACGCCACAAATTAGCGAGGTCACCGCCGGGCGCGGGCATCATCCAGCCGTGTTCACGTGGTGGGTCGCTGGCGGCGGTATGAAAGGCGGCTATGTGTACGGCAAGTCCGATGCTGCTGGCGATCGCGTTGCTGAACATCCTGTCAACATGCCCGACTTCAATGCGACAATTGCCCACGCGATGGGAATCGACGTGGAGAAGATCGAGCATTCGCCTTCAGGGCGCCCCTTCACGGTCGCCGACAAGGGAAAGATCATCGAAGATCTGTTTGCATAATTCAGCTAGGGGGTTCGTTTGGTAACCGTGACGCTTTGGATGAGATACTTGTTGAACTTGTTGCCGTCCGATTCCAGGTTGAAGTTGAAGCCCCAATAATTGACGAACTGGGCATCGTCAATTTTCCACGTCACTGTGTGCCACTTCTTGTTATCGGGCACGGTGTACCAACCACCAGCCGTCTTGAAGCCGGTCTTCGATTCATAGACCAACTTGAAGCCAGAATTCTCGTTGGCCGGATTGCGGCGAACGACAGCAGTGATTTCGAGCGGGACCGTGGTGTAGTTCAAAAAGTTGGGATCGACCGTGAAGACGTTTCCACCGGGCACATCGCCGGCGCGGGCGGAGCCGCCGTAAGCGATGACCGCAGCGGCGACGTCAGCTCCAGCTGCCGTGTGGAGCCCCTTCTCGGCGGTTGTTTCGCCGAACGTGATCGAAACCGAGTTCGCGTCGGAGAAATCTCCGCCCCAGGGGAACGGCTTGGTCCGGTTGGCTTTTGCCTGCGAAACGAATGATTCCGGTACGTTGAGCACAAGCACCGGAGCAATGGTGAGCTCGTAGC
Above is a window of Anatilimnocola aggregata DNA encoding:
- a CDS encoding DUF1501 domain-containing protein, producing the protein MQIIPTETSRRSFLEAFAKTFFGVNVLGLSISASAIERRKPPAQSVVYLYLRGGISHIDTFDPKPGRAEMGGVTAIDTSAAGVQVSEWFPKFARQMHHVSLVRSMTSTQGVHDRGNYLAHTSYYLTPTIAHPALGTWALKQLGSANPLLPGNILINGSPQHPGSGYMESHLAPLPIVDPASGLQNSALRRGETALDFVRRTQLAKSLGHSFLERTQLRSVAAYDKIHAKAVDLMKSKDLKAFDITQESAQTQEAYGSHTFGKGCLLARRLVEHGVRFIEVEDDQNWDTHNDQLVSMQRMTPSADQTLAALLSDLHQRGLLETTLVVMATEFGRTPQISEVTAGRGHHPAVFTWWVAGGGMKGGYVYGKSDAAGDRVAEHPVNMPDFNATIAHAMGIDVEKIEHSPSGRPFTVADKGKIIEDLFA